The following coding sequences lie in one Kitasatospora azatica KCTC 9699 genomic window:
- a CDS encoding VOC family protein — translation MTAEHGVPARISIVTLGVTDLARSAEFYAALGWQRSAASSPEIVWFRTADSALGLFPVDELAADAGIPPSGEPAFRGVTLAINLESPEAVDAALAVAVEAGASVVKPPAATDWGGYSGYFEDPDGHLWELAHNPFFPFTERGQLDLP, via the coding sequence ATGACAGCAGAGCACGGGGTTCCCGCCCGGATCAGTATCGTCACCCTCGGCGTGACCGACTTGGCCCGCAGCGCCGAGTTCTACGCGGCCCTCGGCTGGCAGCGGTCCGCCGCCTCCAGCCCGGAGATCGTCTGGTTCCGCACCGCCGACTCGGCGCTCGGCCTCTTCCCGGTCGACGAGCTGGCGGCCGACGCGGGCATCCCACCGAGCGGCGAGCCCGCCTTCCGCGGTGTCACCCTGGCGATCAACCTGGAGTCGCCCGAGGCGGTGGACGCGGCGCTGGCCGTCGCCGTCGAGGCCGGCGCCTCGGTGGTCAAGCCGCCGGCCGCCACCGACTGGGGCGGTTACTCCGGGTACTTCGAGGATCCGGACGGCCACCTCTGGGAGCTGGCGCACAATCCGTTCTTCCCGTTCACCGAACGGGGCCAGCTGGACCTGCCCTGA
- a CDS encoding SRPBCC family protein, with translation MPDFNHYHLVSSWRLPAPPAAVYHALREVEEYPRWWPQVRQVERLDDSSGRVRIRSVLPYELVLIARERRQDEAAGVLEAELTGDLAGWSRWTVSPDGPGASRAVFEEEVRPGKPLMRRLALPGRPLFLVNHALMMRAGERGLRRLLSSSNGP, from the coding sequence ATGCCGGACTTCAACCACTACCACCTGGTCAGCAGCTGGCGGCTGCCCGCGCCGCCCGCCGCCGTCTACCACGCGCTGCGCGAGGTGGAGGAGTATCCGCGCTGGTGGCCGCAGGTGCGCCAGGTGGAGCGGTTGGACGACAGCTCCGGGCGGGTGCGGATCCGCTCGGTGCTGCCGTACGAGCTGGTGCTGATCGCCCGCGAGCGGCGCCAGGACGAGGCCGCCGGGGTGCTGGAGGCGGAGCTGACCGGGGACCTGGCCGGCTGGTCCCGGTGGACCGTCAGCCCGGACGGCCCCGGCGCCAGTCGTGCCGTCTTCGAGGAGGAGGTCCGCCCGGGCAAGCCGCTGATGCGCCGGCTCGCGCTGCCCGGGCGGCCGCTCTTCCTGGTCAACCACGCCCTGATGATGCGTGCGGGCGAGCGCGGCCTGCGACGCCTGCTCAGTTCTTCGAACGGGCCTTGA
- a CDS encoding PucR family transcriptional regulator — protein sequence MSTPAAGIPLRQLLMSLGEPLVELQAAPAGLDVPVRDVAILDPEDPATAAPGELVLAIGARGRAALPALRAAGRARAAAVAVKLDAPGQADALREAATEAGVALLSVRRETRWEHLDALARAVISGPDAPESPEHNAGDLFSLAQTTAVLTGGIVSIEDTSSRVLAYSRSADSDEVDDLRRLSILGWQGPEPYLSKLREWGIFQHLRSSDSVIPVEPHPELGLRRRLAIGIRAGAQPLGTIWVQEGSQPLAPQAEQALVGAARVAAGQLVRRRREVSADVRLTQTLLTGLLEGSTGPQSLATHLGLQPHRPATVLAYAAPGTDPGRAEVTGLISVHTAARHRGAVLAPIDGRIYVLLPDLPANLATSTVRDWAQEVVDAARDHLAVELRAAIGSTVGGLSEVPASRAQADRILDAMGRGGVVPEVAALIDVQAEVLVSEVLALLQERPALRDPRLSALTAYDVRHGTRLAESVRAWLDALGEVRVAAQALHIHPNTLRYRVRRAEQLTGIDLAQPQQRLLAMLQLRLPNEEGGPRSGA from the coding sequence GTGAGTACTCCGGCCGCCGGCATCCCGCTGCGCCAGCTGCTGATGTCGCTCGGCGAGCCGCTGGTCGAGCTGCAGGCCGCGCCCGCCGGACTCGACGTGCCGGTACGGGACGTGGCGATCCTCGACCCCGAGGACCCGGCCACCGCCGCCCCCGGCGAGCTGGTGCTGGCGATCGGCGCCCGTGGCCGGGCCGCGCTGCCCGCCCTGCGCGCCGCGGGCCGGGCCCGGGCCGCCGCCGTCGCCGTCAAACTCGACGCCCCCGGCCAGGCCGACGCGCTGCGCGAGGCCGCCACCGAGGCCGGGGTGGCACTGCTCTCGGTCCGCCGCGAGACCCGCTGGGAGCACCTGGACGCGCTGGCCCGGGCGGTGATCAGTGGCCCGGACGCGCCGGAGAGCCCCGAGCACAACGCCGGCGACCTCTTCTCGCTCGCCCAGACCACCGCCGTGCTGACCGGCGGCATCGTCTCCATCGAGGACACCTCCAGCCGGGTGCTGGCCTACTCCCGCTCGGCCGACTCCGACGAGGTGGACGACCTGCGGCGGCTGTCCATCCTCGGCTGGCAGGGCCCCGAGCCGTACCTGTCCAAGCTGCGCGAGTGGGGCATCTTCCAGCATCTGCGCAGCTCGGACAGTGTGATCCCGGTCGAGCCGCACCCGGAGCTGGGGCTGCGCCGACGGCTGGCGATCGGCATCCGGGCCGGCGCCCAGCCGCTGGGCACCATCTGGGTGCAGGAGGGCTCGCAGCCGCTGGCCCCGCAGGCCGAGCAGGCACTGGTCGGCGCGGCCCGGGTGGCGGCGGGACAGCTGGTGCGCCGGCGCCGGGAGGTCTCGGCGGACGTCCGGCTCACCCAGACCCTGCTGACCGGACTGCTGGAGGGCAGCACCGGCCCGCAGTCACTGGCCACCCACCTCGGACTGCAGCCGCACCGCCCGGCCACCGTGCTGGCGTACGCGGCGCCGGGCACCGATCCTGGCCGGGCCGAGGTGACCGGCCTGATCTCGGTGCACACCGCCGCCCGGCACCGGGGGGCGGTGCTGGCCCCGATCGACGGGCGGATCTACGTGCTGCTGCCCGACCTGCCGGCCAACCTGGCGACCAGCACGGTGCGGGACTGGGCGCAGGAGGTGGTGGACGCGGCCCGCGACCACCTGGCGGTGGAGCTGCGGGCGGCGATCGGCAGCACGGTCGGCGGGCTGTCCGAGGTGCCGGCCTCCCGGGCCCAGGCCGACCGGATCCTGGACGCGATGGGGCGCGGCGGTGTGGTGCCGGAGGTCGCGGCGCTGATCGACGTGCAGGCGGAGGTACTGGTCAGCGAGGTGCTGGCGCTGCTGCAGGAGCGGCCGGCGCTGCGCGACCCGCGGCTGTCCGCGCTCACCGCCTACGACGTGCGGCACGGCACCCGGCTCGCCGAATCGGTCCGGGCCTGGCTGGACGCGCTCGGCGAGGTGCGGGTCGCCGCCCAGGCCCTGCACATCCACCCCAACACCCTGCGCTACCGGGTCCGCCGCGCCGAACAGCTCACCGGCATCGACCTGGCCCAACCGCAGCAGCGACTGCTCGCGATGCTCCAACTGCGGCTGCCCAACGAAGAAGGCGGCCCCAGGAGCGGGGCTTAG
- the pruA gene encoding L-glutamate gamma-semialdehyde dehydrogenase, producing MDAVTQVPAPVNEPVHSYAPGSPERARLEAKLKELGGQEPVQLTMTINGERRMGAGAEIHVVQPHNHAARLGTLRNATQADAQDAIDSALAAAPAWQALSFDSRAAIFLKAADLLAGPWRETLAAATMLGQSKTAQQAEIDTPCELVDFLRFNVHFARQIIAEQPISSDGVWNRSDHRPLEGFVYAITPFNFTAIAGNLPTAPALMGNVVLWKPSPTQQFSAHLLMQLLEEAGLPKGVINMVTGDGLAVSEVALKHPALAGIHFTGSTATFQHLWREVGTNIAGYRTYPRIVGETGGKDFLVAHPSADPKVLKTAMTRGAFEFQGQKCSALSRAYVPASLWAGLKDEFQAEVEGLTMGDVSDLSNFMSAVIDERAFAKNKAAIDRAQADPTVEVLAGGSYDDSVGYFVRPTVLVCADPASEYFREEYFGPILAVYVYQDDQYEEMLAQMESVSAYGLTGAIIAQDRAAAQDAMLKLRNAAGNFYINDKPTGAVVGQQPFGGGRASGTNDKAGAKQNLMRWTSTRSIKETFVPPTDYRYPHMG from the coding sequence ATGGATGCTGTGACCCAGGTCCCCGCGCCGGTGAACGAGCCGGTCCACAGCTACGCCCCCGGCAGCCCGGAACGGGCTCGCCTGGAGGCCAAGCTGAAGGAGCTGGGAGGCCAGGAGCCTGTCCAGCTGACCATGACGATCAACGGTGAGCGCCGGATGGGCGCCGGCGCCGAGATCCACGTCGTCCAGCCGCACAACCACGCGGCTCGGCTCGGCACCCTGCGCAACGCCACCCAGGCCGACGCGCAGGACGCCATCGACTCTGCCCTGGCGGCTGCCCCCGCCTGGCAGGCGCTCTCCTTCGACTCGCGCGCCGCGATCTTCCTCAAGGCCGCCGACCTGCTGGCCGGCCCCTGGCGCGAGACGCTGGCCGCCGCCACCATGCTCGGCCAGTCCAAGACCGCGCAGCAGGCGGAGATCGACACCCCCTGCGAGCTGGTCGACTTCCTGCGCTTCAACGTGCACTTCGCCCGGCAGATCATCGCCGAGCAGCCGATCTCCTCGGACGGCGTGTGGAACCGCAGCGACCACCGCCCGCTGGAGGGCTTCGTCTACGCGATCACCCCGTTCAACTTCACCGCCATCGCGGGCAACCTGCCCACCGCCCCGGCGCTGATGGGCAACGTGGTGCTGTGGAAGCCGTCCCCCACCCAGCAGTTCTCCGCGCACCTGCTGATGCAGCTGCTGGAGGAGGCCGGCCTGCCCAAGGGCGTCATCAACATGGTGACCGGTGACGGCCTGGCGGTCTCCGAGGTCGCGCTGAAGCACCCCGCGCTGGCCGGCATCCACTTCACCGGCTCCACCGCCACCTTCCAGCACCTGTGGCGCGAGGTCGGCACCAACATCGCCGGCTACCGCACCTACCCGCGGATCGTCGGCGAGACCGGTGGCAAGGACTTCCTGGTCGCCCACCCGTCCGCCGACCCGAAGGTGCTGAAGACCGCGATGACCCGCGGTGCCTTCGAGTTCCAGGGCCAGAAGTGCTCGGCGCTCTCCCGCGCCTACGTCCCCGCCTCCCTCTGGGCCGGCCTGAAGGACGAGTTCCAGGCCGAGGTCGAGGGCCTGACCATGGGTGACGTCAGCGACCTGAGCAACTTCATGAGCGCCGTGATCGACGAGCGTGCCTTCGCCAAGAACAAGGCCGCCATCGACCGCGCCCAGGCCGACCCGACCGTCGAGGTGCTGGCCGGCGGCAGCTACGACGACTCGGTGGGCTACTTCGTCCGTCCGACCGTGCTGGTCTGTGCCGACCCGGCCAGCGAGTACTTCCGCGAGGAGTACTTCGGCCCGATCCTCGCCGTGTACGTCTACCAGGACGACCAGTACGAGGAGATGCTCGCGCAGATGGAGTCGGTCTCGGCCTACGGCCTGACCGGTGCGATCATCGCGCAGGACCGCGCGGCCGCCCAGGACGCGATGCTCAAGCTGCGCAACGCGGCGGGCAACTTCTACATCAACGACAAGCCGACCGGTGCCGTCGTCGGCCAGCAGCCCTTCGGCGGCGGCCGCGCCTCGGGCACCAACGACAAGGCCGGCGCCAAGCAGAACCTGATGCGCTGGACGTCGACCCGCTCGATCAAGGAGACGTTCGTCCCGCCGACGGACTACCGCTACCCGCACATGGGCTGA